One genomic window of Parasteatoda tepidariorum isolate YZ-2023 chromosome 9, CAS_Ptep_4.0, whole genome shotgun sequence includes the following:
- the LOC107443531 gene encoding kynurenine formamidase-like produces MPSLGDPRNMTVGIVVTEVTGVHPVKLPQRRKHIFFQNSAVGIGVEFTMNGDQESQFILGGRDEKNSNVPKSGLTKLSFKRGQYEDFYTSTHTGTHMDAPAHVVKGGITVNEIPAQSFFGKAAVIDITRKASLCPDAVANVEDVRNWERTTQRSLNGTIVLLNSGWGQKWNDRDAFFGTPSDDPTKLHFPGFSEEACKWLAENRSVMGVGADTASIDPGTSTHFPCHGYILGRRSFILENVANVGEIPIAGAMLYVFPMKIGKGSGAPTRIVASVRT; encoded by the exons ATGCCAAGCCTTGGTGACCCTCGCAACATGACAGTTGGCATTGTCGTCACGGAAGTAACAGGGGTCCACCCCGTTAAACTGCCACAACGTAGGAAGCacattttcttccaaaatagTGCAGTAGGAATCGGCGTTGAGTTTACCATGAATGGAGACCAAGAGTCCCAATTCATATTAGGAGGGCGTGAC GAAAAGAACTCTAACGTACCAAAAAGTGGATTGACTAAACTCAGTTTCAAAAG gggTCAATATGAAGATTTCTACACCTCTACGCACACTGGTACGCACATGGATGCTCCGGCACATGTTGTCAAAGGAGGGATTACCGTTAATGAGATACCAGCCCAGTCCTTCTTCGGGAAAGCAGCTGTCATAGACATAACTCGAAAAGCATCACTTTGTCCGGATGCTGTAGCTAACGTTGAGGATGTCAGGAACTGGGAACGCACTACACAAAGGAGTTTGAATGGAACTATAGTTTTATTGAACTCTGGTTGGGGGCAGAAGTGGAACGACCGTGATGCTTTTTTCGGCACCCCAAGCGATGACCCCACAAAACTGCACTTTCCAGGATTCTCAGAAGAAGCTTGTAAGTGGTTAGCAGAGAATAGAAGTGTCATGGGAGTAGGCGCTGACACCGCGTCCATTGATCCAGGTACAAGCACACATTTTCCATGCCACGGTTATATTCTAGGGCGTAGgtcttttattttagaaaatgtagcCAACGTTGGTGAAATTCCAATTGCAGGTGCAATGCTTTATGTATTTCCTATGAAAATTGGTAAAGGTAGTGGAGCACCAACTCGAATAGTAGCATCGGTGCGCACTTAA
- the LOC107455710 gene encoding isatin hydrolase-like, producing MNWERTTQRSLNGTIVLLNSGWGQRWHDRDAFFGTPSDDPTKLHFPGFSAEACKWLAENRSVKGVGADTASIDPGTSTHFPCHGYILGRRSFILENVANVGEIPIAGAMLYVFPMKIGKGSGAPTRIVASVRI from the coding sequence ATGAACTGGGAACGCACTACACAAAGGAGCTTGAATGGGactatagttttattaaactcTGGTTGGGGGCAAAGGTGGCACGACCGTGACGCTTTTTTCGGCACCCCAAGCGATGACCCCACAAAACTGCACTTTCCAGGATTCTCAGCTGAAGCTTGTAAGTGGTTAGCAGAGAACAGAAGCGTCAAGGGAGTAGGTGCTGACACCGCGTCCATTGATCCAGGTACAAGCACGCATTTTCCATGCCACGGTTACATTCTAGGGCGTAGgtcttttattttagaaaatgtagcCAATGTTGGTGAAATTCCAATTGCAGGTGCAATGCTTTATGTATTTCCTATGAAAATTGGTAAAGGTAGCGGTGCACCAACTCGAATAGTAGCATCGGtacgtatttaa